A portion of the Musa acuminata AAA Group cultivar baxijiao chromosome BXJ1-1, Cavendish_Baxijiao_AAA, whole genome shotgun sequence genome contains these proteins:
- the LOC103996504 gene encoding protein BTR1, whose amino-acid sequence MESPDLHGDSSPDTAPRRSQRSRSPLLDDKEKHTCIRFLVKNAAAGCIIGKGGSTITEFQSQSGARIQLSRSNEVFPGTSDRIILISGSFSEVVKAMELILEKLLNEVEESNDAEGRLNVRLIIPNSSCGAIIGKGGSTIKSFTEDSGAGIKISPQDNSTGLNDRLVTLTGSFEQQMGAIFLILAKLIEDVHYPPTLNSPFTYSGVSLPGFPGVPVGYMIPSVAYCPVSYGPNGIEGKYPSNKGVGSPIIPSRSPRGPHEGQSNLVTIGIADEHIGAVVGRGGRNIMDISQVSGARIKISDRGDFFSGTSERKVTISGSSEAIRAAEAMIMQKVSSNSER is encoded by the exons ATGGAGTCCCCCGACCTGCACGGTGATTCCTCTCCCGACACCGCCCCGCGGCGGTCGCAGCGCTCCAGATCCCCACTTCTAG ATGATAAGGAGAAACACACATGCATTAGGTTTCTTGTAAAAAACGCGGCAGCAGGGTGTATCATTGGGAAGGGTGGATCAACAATTACTGAATTTCAGTCACAATCTGGAGCTCGTATTCAGCTATCACGTAGTAATGAAGTCTTTCCAGGAACATCAGATAGAATAATATTGATTTCTGGGTCATTTAGTGAAGTAGTAAAGGCGATGGAACTGATCCTGGAAAAATTGCTAAATGAG GTGGAAGAGAGTAATGATGCTGAAGGTAGATTAAATGTCAGGCTCATTATTCCTAATAGCTCATGTGGTGCTATAATTGGAAAAGGCGGATCAACTATAAA GTCTTTTACAGAAGACTCCGGGGCTGGGATTAAAATATCGCCTCAAGATAATAGCACTGGCCTAAATGATAGGCTGGTTACCTTGACAGGATCTTTTGAACAACAAATGGGTGCTATTTTTCTCATATTGGCAAAATTAATAGAAGATGttcattatccaccaacattAAACTCACCTTTTACATATTCAG GTGTTAGCTTACCTGGTTTTCCTGGTGTTCCTGTTGGCTATATGATTCCTTCTGTTGCATACTGCCCAGTGAGTTATGGACCCAACGGAATTGAAGGAAAATATCCAAGTAATAAG GGTGTGGGATCACCTATTATTCCATCACGATCACCTCGTGGGCCCCATGAAGGCCAGAGTAACTTGGTGACAATTGGCATTGCAGATGAGCATATTGGTGCTGTTGTTGGTCGTGGGGGAAGGAACATTATGGATATTAGTCAG GTTAGCGGAGCTAGGATTAAGATATCAGATAGAGGTGATTTCTTTTCGGGCACATCAGAAAG GAAAGTTACAATATCTGGATCATCGGAGGCAATTCGTGCTGCTGAGGCCATGATAATGCAAAAAGTTTCATCTAATTCTGAGAGATGA